Genomic segment of Cervus elaphus chromosome 15, mCerEla1.1, whole genome shotgun sequence:
GTGGAGGATGGATGGGGTTGGCCAGTAAGAGCAGCAGGGTCCTGTCCTGGGGGTGATGCAAGGAGCAGGACCCCATTGCATGGCAGAGCCACCAGTCAGCCAGAGTTGTTTACATCAAAGGAAAGAAACGTTCTATCCTGTTTCACCCAATGTTATCGGTTCTGTGTTAAAGCAGTGGGGCCCACATCCTCACCCATGCAGAGCCCAGAATGCTTCCTAGAGGACCCAGTGTTCCTGGGGGATCATGTTCAGACTGGAGGCTGCACAGGTTCAAGCCTGAGGGGTGAGGAGAGGCCTGGGGCGGCTGGAGTGTGCAGGGGAGAGTGGGGAGATGGCCTTGTCTGGCCCTGTTAGGGAGTCTAGACTTAGTAGCAATGGAGATGTCTTGTTGATGGATGTACTGTTCTGCTTGCgctttctcctccctttctctccgGGGCAACATTAAGAGGGAAGTGCAGGGTCACCGAACAAGCAGAGGACTAAGGGCCAAGGGAGTCGGGTCCTGGTCCCAGCTTGACTGGCCACGACGTGATCTTGTTTTCTCCCCTGTTTAACGGGAATACCCTCTGCCCTCCCAAGGCACGGAGTGACTCACAGGAGATAATGAGTGACAGCTACCCCCTTGTTGTTATGTAGTCATTAAATCACGCTTGACtcttctatgaccccatggactgtagcccgccaggctcctctgtccatggcattccccaagcaagaatactggagggggctgtcatttccttcttcaggggatcttcccaatccaggaatcgaacctgagtctcctgcattagcacgTGGATTCTGtatcactgggccacctgggaagccttagttGTATAATAAAAACATGTGAGAGCAAACCAAATCTACTCACTGCAAATAAGGAGAATATTTCTTCTGGGTTCTACTCTGTGGTTCTCTTGGGTAATAAAACTGATGCCTTCTGGATAATGACTGCTTAGAAATTCCATGAGATGGGCTGCaggacttgaaaaataaaaatcaaatactgCCCCTGGCCCTTCTCTGCCACCACTCTAAGCATCTCTAAGGTAGAACTAAGAGCAGCCACCGCTGAAGCTTCCTGGCCATACCAGAGCCCGTATCACCAAGTTCACTGAGAAATGGATCAATGGACACGTGCACTCAGACAGTCATGCCAACACACTGATACTTTTCTTAGTAACTGAAGGTTTAAAGCTGAGACTGTGCAGACAATTGATTCTCCTTCGCATCTACCCCCTCACAACTGACAGGTACCAGTCACTGAACTACTGGGCAAATCCAGCCCAGGGCAGAATGACAGGGCTCAGAGAAAGGTCCACAGACCCCTTCTCAACAAGGGACAGGGTGGGACGTCCCTGCtgggccagtggtaaagaatcaatgcgaagcccatgcaccgcaactagaggaagcctgtgtgcagcaatgaagatccggAGCAGTCatcaataaataaagtttaaaacaaaatttttttttcagttgacacctGTTACCTGCATTGTAGCAACAGGAGGAAGCCTGGAACAGGAAGGGGTGAAAGGGGTATTCTCAGGCTTTTATGCAAGGAGGTTTGTACGCGTGTCACTTCGGACTTTGGCAAGAGGCCTGGTGGTGTGGAAGAATCTTGTGCCAGAGGGGCTGAAGCTTGGGTTCTGGTCTACACTGTTCTCTTGGTCTCTGTTCTTGAATCTGTGAAATAGGTTTGGTCCTCTGAACCAGTGGTTTTCCTGGGGCACTTTCTTCCccatagtagatgctcagcaaACATCTGTTCGCATTGTGGGAAAACAAATGCTTTAGATTTACTCAGCAATTTTTGGAGCATGGGGAATGGCCATTTTTCCTTAAAGAGACAGGGAACTGACTTGATTAAGGCCTCTTCGCTGGTAAGACAGCCACGTCTCAAATCCATACTTTTAAACCTTGTCCTGCTGCTTTGAGTAGCAGCGATAAAAGCAGCTGCCCTTTCATCTGGCACTTACATGTGTAATTTATGGGGCTAAGCATTTTACAAGCAAGACCTAAATCCTCATTTAAACCAGCAAGGTAGGGagtattatacttttttttacagaagaggaaactaaagCTCTGAAGGTTTGAGTAATGTGCTCAGGCTGCACAACACAGTAGTTGGCAGAGGTAATAAGAAAATGTAACCCAGGTCTGGAGCCCAGGCCCGGTCTCCCAAGCATATACTACCACCTCTCTGCTCCTTTACGATAAACTCCAGACTCCGTTATACAAAGTGGAACattagtaagtcagaaagagaaaaacatcaaatattaacgcatgtatgtggaatctagaaaaatggtacagatgaacctatttccaaggcaggaaaagagacacagatgtagaacagacatatggacacaagggggaagggagggtgggatgaactgggagatcaggattcacacacacacattaccacgtgtaaaacacggagctagtgggaagcttctgCACAGCCCAGGGAGCTCGGCTCGGGGCTCTgcgatgacccagaggggtggggtggtgcggggggcagggggtgcgAGGGAggcgagggagggagggggcacatGTATGCACATAGCTGACTCatgctgttgtacagcagaaactaacacaatattgtaaagcagtcatattccagtaaaaaaaaaagataaattctgaGTTGAGCTAAAGGTGAGCCAGTGGGTTAGAAATCTAGTCCCTGACTGTGTGAAGTTCCCCGGGGTCAGTACTGGACTTTCTTGAAGGACAAAAACCATGGGTAGTCCATTTATTTACATTCCCTGCTCTAACTCACAATCTGACCATGAGCTCAACACTGGGGACTCAACACCAAGGCACAAAGAAAGgcttttcccctcttctcttACTGAAGCACCACATGCTTATTGAGGAAAATTTGCAAACTACAAAACAGTATgttcctcaaaacattaaaaatagaattccTATGATCAaactgtggtggagaagactcgagagttctTGGattacaagatcaaaccagtaaatcctaaacgaaatcaaccctgaatattcattggaaggactgatgctgaagctgaagctctattactttggccacctgatgcgaagagccagctcattgaaaaagaccctgttgcCCGGAAAGATTGAggagggcaaggggagaagggggcaagagactCAGAGACAGCTCATTCCTTTTTTGCAACCACACTTCCCACCTACTCTGCTCATTTTACAGAGcgaaaaagaaaagctataggCCTCGCTCTCAAAAAGCTGATGTCTTCTCTAGTGACTTTTCCCCCCCAAATAACATTAACAGGCTGCAAACTGGCAGTCTGTGGGATAAATCTGACTGGTAGATGACTTTTATTTGGCACAAGTTTTACAAATCATGTTTTTTGGTAAAAGTCCAGCACTCTAAGTTTTCTTGCAAAGTGAGACTAAGAACCCTGGGTGACTTTTTCATTTGGCCACGACTTGCAGAGCTGCTAGGTACATGCTCCCTAGTTTACCACAGTCCTCTCCACCGTGTTTTCTCAAAATAGGCTCAGGTCTGTCCTTTAGATATCCCCACAGGCcctgaaagtgttaattgctcagtcatgtccggcttttTTAGACCCAATGGATTatggcctgctaggctcctctgtctatgggatttttcaggcaagaatactggagtggattgctatttcctacctcaggggatcttgctgaccccagggatcaaatccaggtctcctgcattgcagggagattctttactgtctgagcccccaggaaagccctaaGTGAAAGTGTCattccctcagtcctgtctgactctttgagaccccatgtgccaggatcttctgtccacagaattctccaggcaagaataacctaattcctttccttctccagagggaccttccctacccagggatccaacctgagtctcctgcattgcaagcctagcttgctgtagtccatgggggtccccgagttggacacaatttaacgACTGAACCAACAACAACTTGACCTAAAGCAGATGAGGTTGATGCgtgattttaaagaaactttcagATCGAGAAATACGCTTAAGAACAGTGGGCTAAGGGTAGGTATCAGGATCGCACTCACTGATTACCGACAAGGCTGTGCTGGGCGACGCACGCCGGGTTGGGGCATCTGCTCTGGTCCCGCCAACCTTCCTTCCCTTCGGGGACCGCGCACCCAGCCCACCCGGGGCCAGCAGCGGCCTCAGGGGTTCCGCTGCCAAATCGACACGCACGGGCAGTGCCGCAGGCGGGTGCCCGTGAGTCCGCGGAACTCTTCTGTCTTCGCCGGTACCGTGCACAGGCGACACCTACCTGGCCGGGCTGGCGGGGCGCCACTCCGGGGCGGACTCTCAGGGTTTCCGCCAGCAGGCCGCCGGGCGGCTGCGCGCAGCGCAGAGCCGAGCCGGGAGGACGGCCCCCTCACCACGTGGCCGGCGTTGCCACGACGACAGCTCAAACCCCGCCCCCCAGTTACTGGGCACCTGCGCCGGGGGTGGGGGATCCAGGAGCCACCCGAAGCTCGCGCATGCGCACTGACACCCAGGCCCAGCGACCTAGTGAGATGGGTCAAACCACTGCgcaaagcggggggggggggtgaggagAACCTCGGAAAGACGAGTTGCTCcatggaaggaggaagaaaaggccaAGAGAGGACTCCCCCAATTGGACTTGACTGTCGAACTTCACGGTGGTGGGGCTGACGCCGACTCCGCACCGAGGGTCTTCGTGCCCTCCaatcccccaccccgccctcggCTGGATTGGGTGGATCCGGAAGGGCGGGCGCGCGGGGGTTGCGCAGGCGCAGAGGTGCCGGCAACATGGCGTGCCGGCCGAAGCGGCGTGCTTTGAGCCCCGTTCCCGCGGCTCTGGACGATGAGGAAAAGGAGGATGAAGTGGAGGAGGTGGACGAAGACGACAGTGACGAAGAAGAGGATGAAGAGGACGAGGTCATCAATGAGGTGAGGCGCCCGTGCGACCCCGGTTTACCTTCtgactgggggaaaaaacaaactttttgacaACCAAAGCCGTGTGAATGGGTGAACTGCCTGAAGTGGCGGCTTCCCGCTACCTGAGGGTCTTGAAACAGAACCTGGAGGTGAGGAAAGGCCCTCACACAGGCACCATGTCGTCTTTGACGCACCGCAGCCACAAAGGTGTTTTTTAAAAGGCCTACCCAGGCTGGGGCGGCGGGGGGCCCTGGGCTCTCCTATCGCCTCACCACCCTCCTCGGTGACTGTTTAGTTCTCAGGCTGAAGCCACAAATCCTCCTGGGTCGTCAAGGCCCCAAGTCCAGCCACTGCCCTCCCCGCGACTTCCGCGCCGGGGGTCGCGGTGCCCGCCTCCCTCACGGCGGCCCCGCGGCGTTTCTCCGATGCCCGCCTCCTCCTCAGCTCTTCGTGCCGCCTGTATTATTCCTGAAGTGATTTCCCTCCGTTGTTCAGGTCTCAGCGAAGTCGACGTTATCTTCCCTTCAGACCAAGTCCTGGTGACACGTTCTCATAGAACTGGGTTCTACCATAGAGCCTGGCTCTAGGGATACTTAATGTTTGTTatttgttaaaaagcagagacgttactttgccagcaaagctcagttggtaaagaatctgcctgcagtgcaggcgacctgagttcaatccctgggtcgggaaagatcccctggagaaggaaatggcaacccactccagtattcttgtctggggaattccgtggacagaggagcctggtgggctgcagtccatgggatggcaaagagtcaggcacgactgaactactaacactttctttcagagacgttactttgctaacaaagctccttctggtcaaagctatggtttttccagtagtcatgtgtgaatgtgagagttggaccataaagcaagctgagcgcggaagaattgatgcttttgaactgtggtggtggagaagacttcagagtcccttggactgcaaggagatccaaccagtccatcctaaaggaaatcagccctgaatattcattggaaggactgatgctgaagctgaagctcctataagttggccacctcatgtgaagaactgactcattggaaaagaccctgatgctggaaaagattgaaggcaggaggagaaggggatgacagaggatgagatggttggatggcatcacggactcaatggacatgagtttgagtgagctctgggagttggtgatggacagggaagtctggcatgctgcagtcatggggtcacaaagagacacaactgaactgaatgtttgttgaatgagtaatTAAGACTGAATGATCCTTAAGACCCTAGAATGCCTAATAGGTACCCCAAACGTAACACAAAGCCAAAGTGGTAATTTATGCTGCTAGTCTTTGCCATGTCTGTAAATGTTTTCCAAAAACTGGGGTCCCTTCTTGGTGGGTGTGGAGCCTGTAGACACAACCAAGTCCAAGATCCGAAGAAGGAAGAATTTATTCTTGCAGCAAATAAGGAGAACACTGAGGATCTTGCCCAAAGCCGTGTCTCTCCAAACAGCAAAACTGGGGTGGTTTTAAGTTGTCGTtccgtcactaagtcatgtccaactctctgcgaccccatggactgcagcatgattcagtgatgctacccaaccatcttgtcattggtttatttttctccctcaaTTCTTGTCTCATTGCCAACAAAAATTTGGAATGATGGACTAaagggtttaaaacaacagacaagTTACAGCTTAGTTACAGCTCAAGCAGACAGATCTTTTGTTAAATAGATACTCCCAAGACACAGGAGCAGGCCTACCCCAATGGAGTTACGGTAATGATCCCTTTTAGTTTCCCTCTTTTTTTACTTCCCGTCACCTCCTCTTGGTTGTGCAGTGTGCAAAATAGGGCTTGTACCCACCACCAATCAAGAAATGGGATGCAAATGAGCACACTCTCAAGACCAATTGACAGTTGCTTCACAACAGGCTCTATTGTGCATCtcttcccataattcagtctgttataatcagatatatatgtgtgtagaaTATATATGAACCCTTAATAGGCTCCTAGCTGCCTAAAGTTAGTTGAGGAAGCCCCTGTGGTTGGTTTGTGCCTAGGGTACATGTGCAGGAGTTGGAAAAGTCCctgtggttattttgtagcatatctgtgagctcCTCTAGGCACGTCTAGGATGGGGTTTAGAGATCAGCGTGCATCCTTTTTGGCTTAGCCACCCTTCACTGCTCATGCCTAACTTCCTTCCTAACAATTTCATCCTCATCCTTCCTATCTAACAATTTCAGTCtcccgcttctcctcttgccctctgtctttcccagcatcaggatcttttcccatgagttggctcttcacatcaggtggccaaagtattggagctttaattTTATCATCAGttattcagtgaatattcagagttgatttcctttaggattgactggtttgatctgcctacagtccaggggactctcaagagtcttctccaatacagcaattcaaaagcatcaattctttggtgctcagccttctttatggttcaactctcacatcc
This window contains:
- the UROS gene encoding uroporphyrinogen-III synthase isoform X6, which translates into the protein MTSSSSSSSSSLSSSSTSSTSSSFSSSSRAAGTGLKARRFGRHAMLPAPLRLRNPRAPALPDPPNPAEGGVGDWRARRPSVRSRRQPHHREVRQSSPIGGVLSWPFLPPSMEQLVFPRFSSPPPPALRSGLTHLTRSLGLGVSAHARASGGSWIPHPRRRCPVTGGRGLSCRRGNAGHVVRGPSSRLGSALRAAARRPAGGNPESPPRSGAPPARPAPCKDCQAMMKVLLLKDPKEDDCGQDPYVRELGLYGLEATLIPVLSFEFLSLPSLSEKLSHPEGYGGLIFTSPRAVEAVERCLQKDTKAEVWKKSLKEKWNAKSVYVVGNATASLVNRIGLHTEGEACGNAEKLAEYICSRESSTLPLLFPCGTLKREILPKMLTDKGCSRQHHVFQSLWPDTQSQAYSRVIW
- the UROS gene encoding uroporphyrinogen-III synthase isoform X7, with protein sequence MTSSSSSSSSSLSSSSTSSTSSSFSSSSRAAGTGLKARRFGRHAMLPAPLRLRNPRAPALPDPPNPAEGGVGDWRARRPSVRSRRQPHHREVRQSSPIGGVLSWPFLPPSMEQLVFPRFSSPPPPALRSGLTHLTRSLGLGVSAHARASGGSWIPHPRRRCPVTGGRGLSCRRGNAGHVVRGPSSRLGSALRAAARRPAGGNPESPPRSGAPPARPAPCKDCQAMMKVLLLKDPKEDDCGQDPYVRELGLYGLEATLIPVLSFEFLSLPSLSEKLSHPEGYGGLIFTSPRAVEAVERCLQKDTKAEVWKKSLKEKWNAKSVYVVGNATASLVNRIGLHTEGEACGNAEKLAEYICSRCSRQHHVFQSLWPDTQSQAYSRVIW
- the UROS gene encoding uroporphyrinogen-III synthase isoform X8: MTSSSSSSSSSLSSSSTSSTSSSFSSSSRAAGTGLKARRFGRHAMLPAPLRLRNPRAPALPDPPNPAEGGVGDWRARRPSVRSRRQPHHREVRQSSPIGGVLSWPFLPPSMEQLVFPRFSSPPPPALRSGLTHLTRSLGLGVSAHARASGGSWIPHPRRRCPVTGGRGLSCRRGNAGHVVRGPSSRLGSALRAAARRPAGGNPESPPRSGAPPARPAPCKDCQAMMKVLLLKDPKEDDCGQDPYVRELGLYGLEATLIPVLSFEFLSLPSLSEKLSHPEGYGGLIFTSPRAVEAVERCLQKDTKAEVWKKSLKEKWNAKSVYVVGNATASLVNRIGLHTEGEACGNAEKLAEYICSTK